In the Armatimonadota bacterium genome, CTCCTCTACCCATCTCGACCTTTGGAAAAACAACGGATATGTTCGGGTTCACGAGATAGTCTTGTTCCACTGCGACAGGAGTCAAGTCAACTGCGAACTTATGACCCCATACGTCTTTTGTGTCTGGTATCTTGATGTTCAAAGGTTCTATGGCATCTGGGAAGTCAATCGTGAGGTTGCCCACACGAATGTTGTCGTATAATGCTCCTTTATGTATAATCAGGTTTTGGTTCTTAATTTCACAATGCGCCATTTCGACAGTAAGAACTTTCCATCCCTTTTCGATTGCCGAAAGGATAAACACTGTTTTCCCACTTGCTGCCGGGCCAACAAACATAACCAAGCGGCCATCCTTAAATATCGCGCTTGCATGGAAGCTAAAAACACCCTTTTTTTCTAGGACTACCAGTAAATACTTGAAAAACAAACCAATATTTCCAAATAGGGAGTACCGATTGTCACTGCATAACTTTTCTGCTTTGGTAAAGTCCCCAATTAATATTAAACGCCTGCCATTTTTTTCAAATTGAAAAGAAATTGCGCGCTCGGCCACGTCATAGACCCAGAATTCTGCATCCACGTTTTCATATGGGACCTTTTCAATTCGCCAAACATCCGTAAGAAGCGATTGTAAAATCATTGCCTCAAAGTATTGAGGATCTGTAATTAAAAACTTGTTATTCGAAGCCAGCCCAATAGTAGCTCCACATATCCGAACGCCTCGTTTAAAAGACAATTGGTCAAGGGTAAGCTGGTCGTTCATTTCCCGCTTCTAATGTATACGCTTGACATCTAACACAATATTGTATAACATAATATAGTTTTTTATGTCAAGGGCAAAGGAGGCAGCAAATGAAGCTTTTCATTGATACAGCAAAGGTGGAAGAGATAAGGGAGGCACAATCTTGGGGGATTCTTGATGGCGTTACAACAAATCCATCACACATAGCGGCAACCGGGCGGCCGTTTCTTGAAGTCGTTAATGAAATATGCTCGATTGTTGACGGCCCAATTAGCGTAGAGGTTGGCAGCACTACAACTCCGGAGATTGTTGAAGAAGCAAGACGCATCGCAGCAATGCACAAGAACATCGTTGTGAAAATTCCTGTAACTAGAGACGGCATAAAGGCGATGAAAATACTTGCGCCTGAAGGCATTAAGATAAATGCAACACTAAACTTTAGTGCAGTCCAAGCCCTTTTGGCTGCGAAAGTAGGTGCTGCATATATTAGCCCATTCGTCGGGAGACTTGACGACGCTGGCCATGATGGCATGGAACTTGTTGAGGAAATAAAAACAATATACGACAACTACGGCTTCAAAACGGAAATAATAGTCGCTGCCGTCAGGAATCCGCTTCATGTACTGAGAGCCGCTTTAATTGGAGCTCATATTACCACAATGCGCTTTGAAATAATGAAGGCACTATTTGAGCACCCAATGACTGATGTTGGATTAGCGAAATTTCTTGACGACTGGGCAAAAGTACCGAAATAAATTGTCTAATTAGACTCAAAGCGAGGGATTCCTTTTATGAAAATGATAATTGGCGGCGAGTGGGTTGAAACAAATGAGAGCATCGAAGTAATTAATCCATTCGATGGTTCTGTTATTGACACAGTTCCCAGTGCCGATGCATCGGAAGTTGAGACGGCACTTCAGCGCGCTGTAGTCGGAGCAAAAGAGATGAGCAAGCTTTCAGCTCGAGAGCGGTCGGAAATTTTGTCGCGCGCTGCTGAACTGCTTCAGGATAGGCTAGAAGAATTTGCAGTTATAATAGCAAAGGAAGTAGGCAAAACCATAAAGGAAGCCCGAACAGAAGTTATGCGAGCTTGCCTAACTATAAAGACCGCATCCGAGGAAGCAAAAAGAATCCATGG is a window encoding:
- the fsa gene encoding fructose-6-phosphate aldolase — protein: MKLFIDTAKVEEIREAQSWGILDGVTTNPSHIAATGRPFLEVVNEICSIVDGPISVEVGSTTTPEIVEEARRIAAMHKNIVVKIPVTRDGIKAMKILAPEGIKINATLNFSAVQALLAAKVGAAYISPFVGRLDDAGHDGMELVEEIKTIYDNYGFKTEIIVAAVRNPLHVLRAALIGAHITTMRFEIMKALFEHPMTDVGLAKFLDDWAKVPK